In one Streptomyces sp. T12 genomic region, the following are encoded:
- a CDS encoding endonuclease/exonuclease/phosphatase family protein gives MEEFDTRIADDSRLVYGTGLTSSLRMGDTVEPTSLIKLATWNIGGGILGASHQRGGIPSPDYYASVLRQHAPDVVCLQEAHDYLGRCESQPHYLARRAGYPHVVSFPTSASHLAGDANLTLAVLSRFPLGNAVYRQFPNPGLTGTGPDGEAWSLADKGYMITKVDLGGRQVGLINGHCFPLRYFGARATDPAFTEVWDMLTRDMLTLKESGPAVVAVDLNHDPIEDVLNEVLRQDRYINAFANTVTAVKGAKRDHILYEQGMRLLSATVTATESDHAYRQVSLFVE, from the coding sequence GTGGAAGAGTTCGACACACGGATCGCCGACGATTCGAGATTGGTATACGGAACAGGTCTCACTTCCTCCCTACGAATGGGCGACACTGTGGAACCCACATCCCTCATCAAGCTCGCAACCTGGAACATAGGAGGCGGGATTCTCGGCGCATCCCATCAGCGCGGCGGAATCCCCTCGCCGGACTACTATGCTTCGGTGCTGCGGCAGCATGCGCCCGATGTGGTCTGCCTCCAGGAGGCTCACGACTACCTCGGGCGTTGCGAGAGCCAGCCGCACTACCTGGCGCGCCGAGCGGGGTATCCGCACGTGGTGTCGTTCCCCACCAGCGCCTCGCACCTAGCAGGAGACGCCAACCTCACGCTGGCGGTCCTGTCCCGGTTCCCGCTCGGGAACGCGGTGTACAGACAATTCCCAAACCCCGGCCTGACTGGCACCGGCCCAGACGGAGAGGCATGGTCGCTGGCAGACAAGGGATACATGATCACAAAGGTCGACCTGGGTGGCCGTCAGGTCGGGCTGATTAACGGCCACTGCTTTCCGCTGCGGTACTTCGGCGCACGTGCCACAGACCCAGCATTTACTGAAGTATGGGACATGCTCACACGGGACATGCTGACCCTCAAGGAGTCCGGTCCGGCCGTGGTCGCCGTCGACCTGAACCATGACCCGATCGAGGACGTGCTGAATGAGGTCCTCAGGCAAGACAGGTACATCAACGCGTTCGCGAATACCGTCACGGCCGTCAAGGGCGCCAAGCGGGACCATATCCTCTACGAGCAGGGGATGCGCCTACTGTCGGCTACTGTGACGGCCACCGAATCCGATCACGCGTACCGTCAGGTGAGCCTTTTCGTCGAATGA
- a CDS encoding class I SAM-dependent methyltransferase, with the protein MNAPERETGHVADLPHLAASQSAADLFNSAVAAWAIAAGWEIGALDELSGKGKLEARDFAEEHDLHIQSTRGMFTALASVGVVEREGDTILPGPLFDDVFRTKSFFHWLSRGSAPLFTAMPTVMQNANRVGKFYTRDAPAISYACREINAEVFDPAFWAAMDSLDLPFTKVADLGCGSGERLRQIARRHPGVQGVGLDIAPDALEAAKAATAEAGLGDRISFGVADARALEPRPELADVDLVTSFMMAHDFWPREECIASFRKLREVFPNARRLLLADTARLTDLPDHRFPMFNLGYEVGHDLMGVYLPTMEDWEDVFPETGWRLLRTHQVDGLTNGFIFELE; encoded by the coding sequence ATGAATGCTCCTGAACGGGAAACAGGTCACGTAGCCGATCTACCACACCTGGCCGCCTCGCAGTCAGCGGCTGATCTCTTCAACTCGGCAGTCGCGGCTTGGGCGATCGCTGCAGGATGGGAGATCGGCGCACTTGACGAGCTGAGCGGGAAAGGCAAGCTCGAGGCGCGCGACTTCGCCGAGGAGCACGACCTGCACATCCAGTCGACAAGGGGCATGTTCACCGCGCTGGCCAGCGTCGGCGTCGTCGAGCGTGAAGGCGACACCATCCTCCCCGGCCCGTTGTTCGACGACGTGTTCCGGACCAAGTCCTTCTTCCATTGGCTCTCCCGCGGCAGTGCGCCCTTGTTCACGGCGATGCCCACGGTGATGCAGAACGCCAACCGAGTCGGCAAGTTCTACACCCGGGACGCGCCGGCGATCAGTTACGCCTGCCGGGAGATCAATGCGGAGGTCTTTGACCCTGCCTTCTGGGCGGCGATGGACAGCCTGGATCTCCCCTTCACCAAGGTTGCCGACCTCGGATGCGGCAGCGGTGAACGACTGCGGCAGATCGCCCGGCGTCATCCCGGAGTCCAGGGGGTCGGGCTCGATATCGCGCCCGATGCGCTGGAGGCCGCCAAGGCCGCCACAGCGGAGGCTGGGCTCGGAGACCGCATATCGTTCGGTGTCGCGGACGCCCGCGCGCTCGAACCACGTCCCGAACTCGCTGACGTCGACCTCGTCACTAGCTTCATGATGGCGCACGACTTCTGGCCCCGAGAGGAGTGCATCGCCTCTTTCCGGAAGCTTCGCGAGGTGTTTCCGAACGCGCGCCGACTCCTGCTGGCGGACACCGCTCGACTGACCGATCTGCCCGACCACCGATTCCCGATGTTCAACCTGGGTTACGAAGTCGGACACGACCTCATGGGCGTTTATCTGCCGACCATGGAGGATTGGGAAGACGTCTTTCCCGAGACGGGCTGGCGACTTCTGCGGACTCACCAGGTGGACGGGTTGACAAACGGATTCATATTCGAACTCGAATAA